A stretch of DNA from Desulfosarcina ovata subsp. ovata:
GCAGTACAGCGTGGCGAATTTGCCCTTCACCAGTCCGCTGAAATTCTCATAGTGCCGTTTTGACGCCGCATATTTATAAACCAGGCCGGTGGACGCCATGCGATTTTCAAACAGTTGCAGGGATGGCAGGACCCGGGCGTATTCGGCCGGGTAGATGGAAAGATGAATTTTCCATCCGGCAACATACCACTGCACCTGCCGGCGCATTTGGGGGGTGATTTCGCGGGTTGTCGACCGGCGGAAAAAAAAGGTTTGCGTGTGCATTTCGCAATCACGCATGATCGCCGTATAATCGCTGTCCCGGAATGAACGGATCGAATGCCAAGGCATGGTATCTGGATTTTCTCCTCTATTGACGGTGTGGGTTTTTCCCCGGCATGCTCATTCGGCCGAAGACTTCCGGATGGCGTCCATCACATAAGGCAACACCGTTTCCACCACAACCGCGTACCCACGGTCCGTGGGATGCAGATGGTCCGGCTGGTTGAGGCTGCTTTTGCCGGCCACGCCTTCGAGAAAAAACGGGATGAAAATCAGGTCGTGCTTTGCGGCGATGCTCGGGTAGATGCGGGCAAAGGCATGGGTGTAGTCGGGTCCCAGGTTGGGCAGCATCAGCATGCCGGCCAGAATCACCTGGATCTGGTGGGCCTTGAGTGTGGTGACCAGCTGGTCGAGATTGGCTTCCAGCAGGCCGGGATCCAGGCCGCGCAAACCGTCGTTGGCGCCGGTTTCAAGGATAACGATATCTGGAGAGAGACTGCCGATCACCCAGTCGATGCGCGACACGGCGCCGCTGCTGGTTTCACCGCTCACCCCGGCATTGACCACGCGGTAGTCGTGGCCGGCCTCCTGCAGTCGCCGTTCCAGCTGGGCCGGATAGGCGTCTTCTGGGGATACCCCCAAGCCCGCGGTGAGGCTGTCGCCCATGGCCACGATGGTGCCGGCATAGGCGGGTACGGGCGCTTGGACTTGGGTGTCGGCATTTTCATTGGTCGGTTCCTGGCTGCAACCGGATAGAACCAGGCTGAAACCGATTACCAGCAAGATCAACCCATTGCGCAGTCGCTGCCGAGCACGCAGCCGGGTATTGGAATCAAAGGTGCTTTTTAAAGAATTAGCCATTCTGTTGCTCCCTTAAGAAAACCACCGGTTTCTTGGCCATGATCGATCGCGAAGCGAACAATCCCACGGCGATGGTGAGCAGCGTGGTTACCGCGATCAATGCCAGCGACAATGGCACAAACGGACGATAAGCGATATCAAATTTTTCAACGCAGATCCACCAGGCCCCGGCCTGGGCCATGCAAAGGGCCAGGCTACCGCCAAGCAAACCGATGATCAGGTTTTCCAGGGCAAAGACGCTGAGGACGAACCGCTGGCCGGCGCCCAGGATTTTATAGTAAACCGATTCCAGCATGCGCTCGTTGCGGGTGGCGAACACGGCGCTGATCAGAATCAGGATTCCGGCGGCGATGCTGAACAGGCTGAACAGGCGCAGAATGCGCGCCAGACGTGACATCAGGCGGGCCAGGGTGCCGAGGGTCTGGGACATGTCGATGACGCTGATGTTGGGCAGGTGGGCCACAATCCTATTTTGCAGCCGGCCCAGTTCGCCGGTCGGTACCTTCAGGGCGGCGAAGAGGGTCTGGGGCGCCTTTTCCAACACCGGTGTGGGGAAGACGAAATAGAAGAACGGGCTCAGGGCGCGGTTGTCGCGCGTGCGGATGCTGGCGATGCGGGCGGTCAGGGCTACGCCCTGGATGCTGAAGCGGATGCGGTCGCCGATGCGCATGGGCCGCATGTCCAGCACGGTATCCATCACCGATACCTGGGGCTCGTCCCAGTCGCTGCGAAACAGGCTATCGCCCTGGATCAGGGTTTCGTCGTCCAGCAGGGTCTCGCGGTAGGTCAGGTTGAAGACGCGCGCGAGGTTGTCGCGCCGCTGGCTGCTCTCCCGGCCGTGGTCGATGGCCGCACCGTTGATCGCCATCACCCGTGCCCGCACGATGGGGTAGAAGGTCACCGGCCGGCCCACGAGCGTGACGAAGGCTTCGGTCTGACCCCGCTGGATGTCAATGAAATAGGCGTCGGGCATATCGTCGGGAAAGGAACGCACAAAGGTGGCGTTGAGGTTTCTTTCGATGAGCAAATCCCCGAAAATGACGGTCAGCGAGACGGTCAGGGTGATCAGCACGGTACGGGTGGCATTGCCCCGGCGAAAGAGCCCACGGACCGCCTGGCGCAGGGCCAGGTGACGGATCGGCAGGCGCCGGATCGTCCCCAGGGCCAGCTGGGCCAATCCTGCCGCGGCCAGGATCATGGCCGCGATGGCGCCCACGAAGGTGATGCCAAAGCGGATGTCGCGCATGTGCCACAGCACCAGGACCAGGAAAAAGCAGAACGTCACCAGACCGAAGAGAATTCCGGGCCAGCGGCTGGCCGCCTCCTGACGCTGGCGGTTAAAGATCTGTACCGGGCGCAGGGCCTTGAGCCGGTAGAGCGGCAGCAATGAGAAGAGAATCACCACGGCCGCACCCAGCCCGACGGCCTCGGCAATGCCCCGCCAGGCGATGGACAATTGCAGCCCTTCGGGCAGAAACGGCGCCAGAATGCCGGCCAGACCGAACTGCACGGCCACACCGCTGGCCATGCCCAGGCCGCTGCCCACAGCGCCCAGGAGGGCGATCAGCAGCAGAAAGTGAACCGTAATGAAACGCCCGCCGGCGCCCACGGCTTTCATCACGGCGATGGTGGTCCGTTTTTCGTTGAACAGGGCCGTCAGGGTGCTCTGGATGCCCAGCCCGGCGACAATCAGGATAAACAGCCCGACCAGTTTCAGGAAGAAGAGAAAATTGTCCAGAAAACGTTTCACCGCCGATCGGGCGGTCAGGTAGGTGTCGATGCGCGTGGTGTCATCGGGGTTGGCCTGTTTCAGCGTTGCGGCGACGGCATCCACCTGTGTTGGAACCGACACTTTGAGCAAAACCAGGCGACGGATGCGGCTGCCGGTGGCCATCAGACCCATGGCCTTGAGATCCGCGGCGTGGATGAAGACCCGCGGGCCGAAGGCGAACAGCTCCAGGGGCCGGTCCGGTTCGGCAATGACCACATCGACGATCGTCAGGGTAGTGTAGCCCACCTTCAGGGCATCGCCCACCCGCAGCCCGGTGCGGTCGAGCAGGGTCTGTTCCACGATGGCCGTACCGGGTGCCAGCACCTGGCCGAAGGGCCGTCCTGAGGCCAGGGAGACCTGACCGTAGAAGGGATAGCCCGGTTCAACCACCTTGAGCCGGGAAAAGAGCGAGGCCGACTCGTCGGTGGCGCGCACCACGCTGGAGAGCTCGTAGATGCGTGCCACCTGAACGGCTCCCTGCGCGGCCAGTCGGTCGATGGCCTGCGTCAGCGCCGGGGCGACGGGCGCGTAGGATCGCACGACGATATCGGCGGCGTGCAGGTTGCGGGCGTCTTTGGCCAGGGCCAGGGCGATGCTGCGGGCGAAACCGGAAAAGGCAGTCAGGGTGGTCAGGGCCAGGGCCACGCAGAGCACGAAAAGCAGGGCCTGTCGGGACGAGCGGCGCGCCTGGCGCCAAATGGTGGTCAGGTGCTTCATGGTCAATCGTCCAGCCGGCCGTCTTTGAGGGGCAGCACCCGGTCCGCGGTCCGGGCGATTTCCGGGTTGTGGGTGACCATCACCAGGGTGGCGCCATGGGCATCTTTGAGATCGATAAGCTGTTGCAGAACGATGCGGCCGTTCTCCGAGTCGAGATTGCCCGTGGGTTCGTCGGCGAAGATCAGCTTGGGCCGGTTGATCAGGGCCCGGCACAGGGCCACGCGCTGCTTTTCGCCGCCGGAAAGCTGGCTGGGCAGGTTATCCGCCCGTGGCGACAGGCCCACCTGGGCCAGCAGCTCCGCCGCCCGGCGCGCCGCATCCCGGTCGCCGCTGAGTTCGGCCGGAAACATGATGTTTTCCACGGCGGTCATGGATGGCACTAGGTGAAAGGATTGAAACACGAAACCGATGGTCCGGTTGCGCAAGGGCGCCAGTTCCGTTTCCCTGGCCGTGGTGATCTCCCGGCCGTCGATGAAGACCCGGCCGCTGGTGGGCTGGTCCAGCCCCGAGAGCAGTGTCAGAAGGGTGGTCTTGCCGCTGCCGCTGCTGCCGTTGATCACGATGAACTCGCCGGCTTCCACGGAGAGGGACACATCCGCCAGCACGGTGATGTCGCGGTGATCGATCCGGTAGGTTTTGGTGAGGTGATGGGCATCGAGGATGGGCATGGGCGTCTCTCGTCTTGTTGGCTATGCTTCGGCTTCAGAGTTAAATCCAAACATAAGGCACGATCACCATTTTTCAATTTTGCTCAAGAAAGCCATTTTTTTTCGAGCCTCAGCTTGGGTCTAATTACCTTTCCAAGGAGTGCAGTATCCTGAATTTGTACACTTTCCTTGACTTCTCTGCCTGATTATGAGTAAGAATTCATTTCAACCCCCTTTAGGAAATCGAGAATATGGTAGATGAACAACCATGAAGCGTCTCCATATATCGAACCCCGCCGTCGTTTGGTCCGGTGGCTGCGAACATGCCTGATGGGCCCCGGTCCGAAATACGACGTCGAATCGGAAAAAGATATTCTCAACGGCCAACGTCCGACGCAGTTTTATCCCACCGGGATTCTGTTTCCCATCACGCCGGGTGGCGCAGGTATCGATCGGGCGGCAGAACCGGAAGATGACGAGGACGGCGTTGCCTCAT
This window harbors:
- a CDS encoding arylesterase, whose protein sequence is MANSLKSTFDSNTRLRARQRLRNGLILLVIGFSLVLSGCSQEPTNENADTQVQAPVPAYAGTIVAMGDSLTAGLGVSPEDAYPAQLERRLQEAGHDYRVVNAGVSGETSSGAVSRIDWVIGSLSPDIVILETGANDGLRGLDPGLLEANLDQLVTTLKAHQIQVILAGMLMLPNLGPDYTHAFARIYPSIAAKHDLIFIPFFLEGVAGKSSLNQPDHLHPTDRGYAVVVETVLPYVMDAIRKSSAE
- a CDS encoding ABC transporter ATP-binding protein, yielding MPILDAHHLTKTYRIDHRDITVLADVSLSVEAGEFIVINGSSGSGKTTLLTLLSGLDQPTSGRVFIDGREITTARETELAPLRNRTIGFVFQSFHLVPSMTAVENIMFPAELSGDRDAARRAAELLAQVGLSPRADNLPSQLSGGEKQRVALCRALINRPKLIFADEPTGNLDSENGRIVLQQLIDLKDAHGATLVMVTHNPEIARTADRVLPLKDGRLDD
- a CDS encoding ABC transporter permease → MKHLTTIWRQARRSSRQALLFVLCVALALTTLTAFSGFARSIALALAKDARNLHAADIVVRSYAPVAPALTQAIDRLAAQGAVQVARIYELSSVVRATDESASLFSRLKVVEPGYPFYGQVSLASGRPFGQVLAPGTAIVEQTLLDRTGLRVGDALKVGYTTLTIVDVVIAEPDRPLELFAFGPRVFIHAADLKAMGLMATGSRIRRLVLLKVSVPTQVDAVAATLKQANPDDTTRIDTYLTARSAVKRFLDNFLFFLKLVGLFILIVAGLGIQSTLTALFNEKRTTIAVMKAVGAGGRFITVHFLLLIALLGAVGSGLGMASGVAVQFGLAGILAPFLPEGLQLSIAWRGIAEAVGLGAAVVILFSLLPLYRLKALRPVQIFNRQRQEAASRWPGILFGLVTFCFFLVLVLWHMRDIRFGITFVGAIAAMILAAAGLAQLALGTIRRLPIRHLALRQAVRGLFRRGNATRTVLITLTVSLTVIFGDLLIERNLNATFVRSFPDDMPDAYFIDIQRGQTEAFVTLVGRPVTFYPIVRARVMAINGAAIDHGRESSQRRDNLARVFNLTYRETLLDDETLIQGDSLFRSDWDEPQVSVMDTVLDMRPMRIGDRIRFSIQGVALTARIASIRTRDNRALSPFFYFVFPTPVLEKAPQTLFAALKVPTGELGRLQNRIVAHLPNISVIDMSQTLGTLARLMSRLARILRLFSLFSIAAGILILISAVFATRNERMLESVYYKILGAGQRFVLSVFALENLIIGLLGGSLALCMAQAGAWWICVEKFDIAYRPFVPLSLALIAVTTLLTIAVGLFASRSIMAKKPVVFLREQQNG